In Nocardioides cavernae, a single genomic region encodes these proteins:
- the murJ gene encoding murein biosynthesis integral membrane protein MurJ, with amino-acid sequence MSDQKVLASSAVMAAGTVLSRASGYVRATLLVVALGSGLRGDLFAIANTLPNMVYILLAGGIFNAVLVPQLVRRIKEDDDGGDAYASRVITLSAIFLGIVTIILVVAAPLLLRLYLDSRYLDPDRVTQLESIVNLTRWCLPQVFFYGMYVLVGQILNARERFGPMMWAPIANNLLSVLMLVTYLIVFGPTGDGPARTEALSTSQEVMLGLGSTLGIVVQFLVLVPYLRASGFRYRPRFDFRDPELAKTLSLGSWTVLFVVVTQAAYLVVVKLASGGTVDGGNGTGYLVYSNSLLIMMVPHAIVTVSLATAILPQISSYAHEGRLPELGRTVGSTLRTALALVLPFALLLPITAGDVAGFAFGWDNPEEAAAFAPTLAVFGPALVVFTIHYFMLRGFYAMEMTRLVFFIQLAVSATNVVVALLLVPSRPPEDTAPMLVVAYLASYTVGAVVSFVLLRRTVGGLETPQLLRFLVRMALVLAFTGAAAWGVERALAGMGEYPGPFPSLLRGGLSAAAGLLIFLAGARLLRVREVTSLVDTVAARLRRG; translated from the coding sequence GTGAGCGACCAGAAGGTCCTGGCCTCGTCGGCGGTCATGGCGGCGGGCACCGTCCTGTCCCGCGCGTCGGGCTACGTGCGCGCCACGCTGCTGGTGGTCGCCCTCGGCTCCGGGCTGCGGGGCGACCTCTTCGCGATCGCCAACACGCTGCCCAACATGGTCTACATCCTCCTGGCCGGAGGGATCTTCAACGCGGTGCTGGTGCCGCAGCTGGTCCGGCGGATCAAGGAGGACGACGACGGCGGCGACGCCTACGCCAGCCGGGTCATCACCCTCTCGGCGATCTTCCTGGGGATCGTGACGATCATCCTCGTCGTCGCTGCACCGCTGCTGCTGCGCCTCTACCTCGACAGTCGCTACCTCGACCCGGACCGGGTCACCCAGCTCGAGTCGATCGTCAACCTGACTCGCTGGTGCCTGCCGCAGGTCTTCTTCTACGGCATGTACGTCCTCGTCGGGCAGATCCTCAACGCGCGCGAGCGCTTCGGTCCGATGATGTGGGCGCCGATCGCCAACAACCTGCTGTCGGTCCTGATGCTGGTCACCTACCTCATCGTCTTCGGACCGACCGGGGACGGCCCGGCCCGGACCGAGGCGCTCAGCACCAGCCAGGAGGTCATGCTCGGCCTCGGCTCGACGCTGGGGATCGTGGTCCAGTTCCTCGTCCTCGTGCCCTACCTGCGCGCCTCGGGATTCAGGTACCGGCCCCGCTTCGACTTCCGTGATCCCGAGCTGGCGAAGACGCTGTCCCTGGGCAGCTGGACGGTGCTGTTCGTGGTCGTCACCCAGGCGGCGTACCTCGTCGTGGTCAAGCTGGCGTCGGGCGGCACCGTCGACGGCGGCAACGGCACCGGCTACCTCGTCTACTCCAACAGCCTGCTGATCATGATGGTGCCGCACGCCATCGTCACGGTCTCGCTGGCGACCGCGATCCTGCCGCAGATCTCGTCCTATGCCCACGAGGGACGGCTGCCCGAGCTGGGCCGCACCGTCGGGTCGACGCTCCGCACGGCGCTCGCCCTGGTGCTGCCGTTCGCGTTGCTGCTGCCGATCACGGCGGGCGACGTCGCCGGCTTCGCCTTCGGTTGGGACAACCCGGAGGAGGCAGCCGCCTTCGCCCCGACGCTGGCGGTCTTCGGACCCGCGCTGGTCGTCTTCACCATCCACTACTTCATGCTCCGCGGCTTCTACGCCATGGAGATGACGCGACTGGTCTTCTTCATCCAGCTTGCGGTGTCGGCGACCAACGTCGTCGTCGCCCTCCTGCTGGTGCCCTCCCGGCCGCCGGAGGACACGGCGCCCATGCTCGTCGTCGCCTACCTGGCGTCGTACACCGTCGGCGCGGTCGTGAGCTTCGTGCTCCTGCGCCGCACGGTCGGCGGCCTGGAGACCCCGCAGCTGCTCCGGTTCCTGGTGCGGATGGCGCTGGTGCTGGCGTTCACCGGCGCCGCCGCCTGGGGGGTGGAGCGCGCCCTCGCCGGGATGGGCGAGTACCCCGGACCGTTCCCGTCTCTGCTGCGCGGCGGCCTGAGCGCTGCGGCCGGGCTGCTGATCTTCCTCGCCGGGGCCCGCCTGCTGCGGGTGCGCGAGGTCACCAGCCTGGTCGACACCGTCGCGGCGCGCCTCCGGCGCGGGTGA
- a CDS encoding DUF6049 family protein, translated as MPRSSSFRAALAGLLTFGVASAGLLAPGAGALAPAAAPAPAKDGDPLLVHIDAMTPVLPVSGDVDIAGTVTNVSDDTFTRVNLHAFSSEQPILDPLSLSQSALIDPNLFVGDRVTVPGTFDTIDELAPGASATFTDSVPVELLATSGEPGVYWIGIHAIGDSSVPRDFVADGRARTFIPRVPSGGAQAREASVILPIRSRVWFDEDGSVAGTERWARRLEEGGSLDGVLDMADSAGSAPYSWLVDPAVLHALARLAKGNPPRTLTPDPNVPGQEPAPVEPSEDGDETPTTPGETLTPTQPVPTEEPTDEEAQLAASASAWLERFRLLVGATPVLTLPYGDIDVSASIRNDRTRFDQAVARSAEVMVALTLPSQPTVAPENDLLSPEAITAVPLGTTILLGDNAFAIPPTSPTSVVKLLGHEVVITSTGAEAGGPGPTASNDPLALRQRLLSEAALRLEADDTAPLVVTLPTVWRGEDAASFFTDLEQSWLDLVPLGDIAARTPKGVPAANLSYTDDDIAEELGPEAFSAANRAGEAATLLEQVVIPVTTIEAQVRDELLVTLSEQHRERPGLAVGAAERVEESMRADLGRIEIEAPPAVTLSSDSGPLGVTLVNGLDQPVEVQVQVRTDGELTLSGGGVRRLGPGARSVVRFEATTSRAGVHNVRLAVTSLDGVPLGSFDSLPIRAARVSAIIWIVMALGALVLFGMIGYRLPGQIRARRAQLAAADSEPEPEIDPEQDAATDRVTDPEPADGPAAGSPAVERS; from the coding sequence GTGCCCCGCTCGTCGTCGTTCCGTGCTGCCCTGGCGGGGCTCCTCACCTTCGGCGTCGCGAGCGCGGGTCTCCTCGCGCCCGGTGCGGGAGCACTCGCACCCGCCGCGGCCCCCGCTCCGGCCAAGGACGGCGACCCGCTCCTCGTCCACATCGACGCCATGACCCCGGTCCTGCCGGTCAGCGGCGACGTGGACATCGCCGGGACCGTCACCAACGTCAGCGACGACACCTTCACCCGGGTCAACCTGCACGCCTTCTCCTCCGAGCAGCCGATCCTCGACCCGCTCAGCCTCTCGCAGTCCGCCCTGATCGACCCCAACCTGTTCGTCGGCGACCGGGTGACGGTGCCCGGCACCTTCGACACGATCGACGAGCTGGCGCCGGGCGCCTCAGCCACGTTCACCGACTCCGTCCCCGTCGAGCTCCTGGCCACCTCCGGCGAGCCGGGCGTCTACTGGATCGGCATCCACGCGATCGGCGACAGCTCGGTGCCGCGCGACTTCGTCGCCGACGGCCGGGCCCGCACGTTCATCCCCCGCGTGCCGTCCGGCGGCGCCCAGGCGCGGGAGGCGTCGGTGATCCTGCCGATCCGCAGCCGCGTGTGGTTCGACGAGGACGGCTCCGTGGCCGGAACCGAGCGCTGGGCCCGACGGCTCGAGGAGGGAGGCAGCCTCGACGGCGTGCTCGACATGGCCGACTCCGCCGGCTCCGCGCCGTACAGCTGGCTGGTCGACCCCGCCGTCCTCCACGCGCTGGCGCGCCTGGCGAAGGGCAACCCGCCGCGCACCCTCACCCCCGACCCCAACGTGCCCGGCCAGGAGCCGGCACCCGTCGAGCCGTCGGAGGACGGCGACGAGACGCCGACCACGCCGGGCGAGACGCTCACCCCGACCCAGCCGGTCCCCACCGAGGAGCCCACGGACGAGGAGGCGCAGCTGGCCGCCTCCGCCTCCGCGTGGCTGGAGCGGTTCCGGTTGCTCGTGGGCGCGACACCGGTGCTCACGCTGCCCTACGGCGACATCGACGTCTCCGCATCGATCCGCAACGACCGCACCCGCTTCGACCAGGCGGTCGCGCGCAGCGCCGAGGTGATGGTCGCCCTCACGCTGCCGTCCCAGCCGACCGTCGCGCCGGAGAACGACCTGCTCAGCCCCGAAGCCATCACCGCCGTGCCGCTGGGCACGACGATCCTGCTGGGGGACAACGCCTTCGCCATCCCGCCCACCAGTCCGACGTCCGTCGTCAAGCTGCTCGGGCACGAGGTGGTGATCACCAGCACCGGCGCGGAGGCGGGCGGTCCCGGCCCGACCGCGTCGAACGACCCCCTCGCGCTGCGGCAGCGGCTGCTCAGCGAGGCGGCCCTCCGCCTGGAGGCCGACGACACCGCGCCGCTGGTCGTCACGCTGCCCACGGTGTGGCGCGGCGAGGACGCCGCGTCGTTCTTCACCGACCTCGAGCAGTCGTGGCTCGACCTGGTCCCCCTCGGGGACATCGCCGCCCGCACGCCCAAGGGCGTCCCGGCCGCGAACCTGTCCTACACCGACGACGACATCGCCGAAGAGCTCGGTCCCGAGGCCTTCTCCGCGGCCAACCGCGCCGGCGAGGCGGCCACGCTGCTGGAGCAGGTGGTGATCCCGGTGACGACAATCGAGGCGCAGGTGCGCGACGAGCTGCTGGTCACCCTGTCCGAGCAGCACCGCGAGCGACCCGGGCTCGCCGTGGGCGCGGCCGAGCGGGTCGAGGAGTCGATGCGGGCCGACCTCGGCAGGATCGAGATCGAGGCGCCCCCCGCGGTGACCCTGTCCAGCGACTCCGGCCCCCTGGGGGTCACGCTTGTCAACGGCCTCGACCAGCCGGTGGAGGTGCAGGTGCAGGTGCGGACCGACGGCGAGCTGACGCTCAGCGGTGGCGGCGTACGACGTCTCGGTCCCGGCGCGCGCAGCGTCGTCCGGTTCGAGGCCACCACCAGCCGAGCGGGCGTGCACAACGTCCGGCTCGCGGTCACCAGCCTCGACGGCGTGCCGCTCGGGTCCTTCGACTCGCTGCCCATCCGGGCCGCCCGGGTGAGCGCGATCATCTGGATCGTGATGGCCCTCGGTGCACTCGTGCTGTTCGGGATGATCGGCTACCGCCTGCCGGGCCAGATCCGGGCCCGTCGCGCCCAGCTCGCCGCCGCCGACAGCGAGCCGGAGCCCGAGATCGACCCCGAGCAAGACGCCGCGACCGACCGCGTGACCGACCCCGAGCCGGCGGACGGGCCGGCAGCGGGGAGCCCGGCGGTGGAGCGCTCGTGA
- a CDS encoding CCA tRNA nucleotidyltransferase has product MQRRVGEELDRIGSVIDELGTLFTDAGEELALVGGPVRDAMIGRLQNDLDFTTSARPDVTERLVSDWADAVWDMGRDFGTIGCRKGPWQVEITTYRSESYDPSSRKPDVDFGDSLEGDLGRRDFSVNSMAVRVPGREFVDPFGGIVDLAERVLRTPGTPEDSFSDDPLRMMRAARFAAQLGFAVAPEVVEAMTSMAGRIEIISAERVRDELVKLVCAPHPRLGLTLLVETGLASYVLPELPALALERDEHHRHKDVYEHTLTVLEQSIDLEHRLGGGPDFVARFAALMHDVGKPRTRRFETGGVVTFHHHDVVGAKLTRKRMKALRFSNHDIEAVSRLVELHLRFHGYGSGEWTDSAVRRYVRDAGDQLERLHILTRADCTTRNQRKADRLRRTYDSLEERIARLSEQEELASIRPDLDGNQIMQLLDIGPGREVGQAYAFLLELRMDEGPQTPEQAEAALRAWWAARS; this is encoded by the coding sequence ATCCAGCGCCGGGTCGGCGAGGAGCTGGACCGCATCGGGTCGGTCATCGACGAGCTCGGCACCCTGTTCACCGACGCCGGTGAGGAGCTGGCGCTGGTCGGCGGACCGGTCCGCGACGCGATGATCGGGCGGCTCCAGAACGACCTCGACTTCACCACCTCCGCGCGGCCCGACGTCACCGAGCGCCTCGTCTCCGACTGGGCCGACGCCGTGTGGGACATGGGCCGCGACTTCGGCACGATCGGTTGCCGCAAGGGACCGTGGCAGGTCGAGATCACCACCTACCGCTCCGAGAGCTACGACCCCTCCTCGCGCAAGCCCGACGTCGACTTCGGTGACTCCCTCGAGGGCGACCTCGGTCGCCGCGACTTCAGCGTCAACTCGATGGCGGTGCGGGTGCCGGGCCGCGAGTTCGTCGACCCGTTCGGCGGGATCGTCGACCTGGCCGAGCGGGTGCTGCGCACCCCCGGCACCCCCGAGGACTCCTTCTCCGACGACCCGCTGCGGATGATGCGCGCGGCCCGCTTCGCGGCCCAGCTGGGCTTCGCCGTCGCCCCCGAGGTCGTCGAGGCGATGACCTCGATGGCCGGCCGGATCGAGATCATCTCGGCCGAGCGGGTCCGCGACGAGCTGGTGAAGCTGGTGTGCGCCCCGCATCCGCGCCTCGGGCTCACGCTGCTCGTCGAGACCGGCCTGGCGTCGTACGTCCTGCCCGAGCTGCCCGCCCTCGCCCTCGAGCGCGACGAGCACCACCGTCACAAGGACGTCTACGAGCACACCCTCACGGTCCTCGAGCAGTCGATCGACCTCGAGCACCGCCTGGGCGGCGGACCCGACTTCGTCGCCCGCTTCGCCGCGCTGATGCACGACGTCGGCAAGCCGCGGACCCGCCGCTTCGAGACCGGCGGCGTCGTGACGTTCCACCACCACGACGTCGTCGGGGCCAAGCTGACCCGCAAGCGGATGAAGGCGCTCCGCTTCTCCAACCACGACATCGAGGCGGTCTCGCGCCTGGTCGAGCTGCACCTGCGCTTCCACGGCTACGGCTCGGGGGAGTGGACCGACAGCGCCGTACGCCGCTACGTCCGCGACGCCGGCGACCAGCTCGAGCGGCTGCACATCCTCACCCGCGCCGACTGCACCACCCGCAACCAGCGCAAGGCCGACCGCCTGCGGCGGACGTACGACTCGCTCGAGGAGCGGATCGCCCGGCTGTCGGAGCAGGAGGAGCTGGCCTCGATCCGGCCCGACCTCGACGGCAACCAGATCATGCAGCTCCTCGACATCGGCCCCGGTCGCGAGGTGGGCCAGGCCTACGCCTTCCTCCTCGAGCTCCGGATGGACGAGGGCCCGCAGACCCCCGAGCAGGCCGAGGCCGCGCTGCGCGCCTGGTGGGCCGCTCGTTCCTGA
- a CDS encoding HAD family hydrolase — MTARTPLVVGFDLDLTLIDTAAGFRQVLLALGAELGVDFPVEEMTARLGPPLDHLLAPHLPPHQVGPAGDRFRALYPDHAITTVPALAGAHEAFAAVRAHGGRVLVVTGKYGPNAQLHLDHLGLEADHLESWVWGVGKAEVLRREGALAYVGDHVHDVEGARAADVLSVSVLTGGCTRAELEAAGTDVVLDDLSAFPAWLDAAVRDRSA; from the coding sequence GTGACCGCACGCACCCCTCTCGTGGTCGGCTTCGACCTCGACCTCACCCTGATCGACACCGCGGCCGGGTTCCGCCAGGTGCTGCTCGCGCTCGGCGCCGAGCTCGGCGTGGACTTCCCGGTCGAGGAGATGACGGCGCGGCTCGGCCCGCCCCTCGACCACCTCCTCGCACCCCACCTGCCGCCGCACCAGGTCGGCCCGGCGGGTGACCGGTTCCGCGCGCTCTACCCCGACCACGCGATCACGACGGTGCCCGCCCTGGCCGGGGCCCACGAGGCGTTCGCGGCGGTGCGCGCCCACGGGGGCAGGGTGCTCGTCGTCACCGGGAAGTACGGCCCCAACGCGCAGCTGCACCTCGACCACCTCGGCCTCGAGGCCGACCACCTCGAGAGCTGGGTGTGGGGCGTGGGCAAGGCCGAGGTCCTGCGCCGCGAGGGGGCCCTCGCCTACGTCGGCGACCACGTGCACGACGTCGAAGGCGCCCGCGCCGCCGACGTGCTCAGCGTGTCGGTGCTGACCGGCGGGTGCACGCGGGCCGAGCTCGAGGCGGCCGGCACCGACGTCGTCCTCGACGACCTGTCGGCCTTCCCGGCCTGGCTCGACGCCGCGGTCCGCGACCGCAGCGCCTGA
- a CDS encoding inositol-3-phosphate synthase, producing MGSVRVGIVGVGNCATSLIQGVEYYKDADPTGTVPGLMHVVFGDYHVKDVEFVVAFDVDDKKVGKDLSEAINASENNTIKIADVPTLGVEVKRGPTLDGLGKYYRQTIEESGAEPVDVVQALKDAEVDVLVSYLPVGSEEADKFYAQCAIDAGVGFVNALPVFIASDPEWAKKFEDAGVPIVGDDIKSQVGATITHRVMAKLFEDRGVALDRTYQLNVGGNMDFKNMLERERLESKKVSKTQAVTSNLTGELADKVSDRNVHIGPSDYVAWLDDRKWAYVRLEGRAFGDVPLNLEYKLEVWDSPNSAGIIIDAVRAAKIAKDRGIGGPILPASAYLMKSPPVQMPDEIGRAELEKFIAGE from the coding sequence ATGGGTTCGGTACGAGTAGGGATCGTGGGAGTCGGCAACTGCGCCACCTCCCTCATCCAGGGCGTTGAGTACTACAAGGACGCGGACCCGACCGGGACCGTCCCCGGGCTCATGCACGTCGTCTTCGGTGACTACCACGTCAAGGACGTCGAGTTCGTCGTCGCCTTCGACGTCGACGACAAGAAGGTCGGCAAGGACCTGTCCGAGGCCATCAACGCCTCGGAGAACAACACCATCAAGATCGCCGACGTCCCGACCCTCGGCGTCGAGGTCAAGCGCGGCCCGACGCTCGACGGCCTCGGCAAGTACTACCGCCAGACCATCGAGGAGTCCGGCGCCGAGCCGGTCGACGTGGTCCAGGCGCTCAAGGACGCCGAGGTCGACGTCCTCGTCTCCTACCTCCCGGTGGGCTCCGAGGAGGCCGACAAGTTCTACGCCCAGTGCGCGATCGACGCCGGCGTGGGCTTCGTCAACGCCCTGCCCGTCTTCATCGCCTCCGACCCCGAGTGGGCCAAGAAGTTCGAGGACGCCGGCGTCCCGATCGTCGGGGACGACATCAAGAGCCAGGTCGGTGCCACCATCACCCACCGCGTGATGGCGAAGCTGTTCGAGGACCGCGGCGTCGCGCTGGACCGCACCTACCAGCTCAACGTCGGCGGCAACATGGACTTCAAGAACATGCTCGAGCGCGAGCGCCTGGAGTCCAAGAAGGTCTCCAAGACCCAGGCCGTGACGTCGAACCTCACCGGCGAGCTCGCCGACAAGGTCAGCGACCGCAACGTCCACATCGGTCCGTCCGACTACGTGGCGTGGCTCGACGACCGCAAGTGGGCCTACGTCCGCCTCGAGGGTCGCGCGTTCGGTGACGTCCCCCTCAACCTCGAGTACAAGCTCGAGGTCTGGGACTCCCCCAACTCGGCCGGCATCATCATCGACGCCGTCCGTGCGGCCAAGATCGCCAAGGACCGTGGCATCGGCGGCCCGATCCTCCCCGCCTCGGCCTACCTCATGAAGTCCCCGCCGGTGCAGATGCCCGACGAGATCGGTCGCGCCGAGCTGGAGAAGTTCATCGCGGGCGAGTGA
- a CDS encoding PadR family transcriptional regulator: MARRGDTIELAVLGLLHEGPMHGYELRKRLNLMLGWGRVLSYGSLYPALKKMLRANLITEVAAAATASTRRPRITYEVTPAGNEHFQRLMTEVGPTAWEDDNFDIRFAFFSSTDMEIRLRVLEGRRSRLQERLARVQGELERTQAEVNRYAAELQRHGVESVEREVRWLSDLIQAERGGEVRPAPAPAPAPAPND, translated from the coding sequence ATGGCACGTCGTGGCGACACCATCGAGCTCGCAGTCCTCGGACTGCTGCACGAGGGACCCATGCACGGCTACGAGCTGCGCAAGCGGCTCAACCTCATGCTCGGATGGGGTCGCGTGCTGTCCTACGGCTCGCTCTACCCCGCGCTGAAGAAGATGCTCCGCGCCAACCTCATCACCGAGGTCGCGGCCGCCGCCACGGCGTCCACCCGACGCCCGCGCATCACGTACGAGGTCACCCCCGCCGGCAACGAGCACTTCCAGCGACTCATGACCGAGGTCGGCCCCACCGCGTGGGAGGACGACAACTTCGACATCCGGTTCGCGTTCTTCTCCTCCACCGACATGGAGATCCGGCTCCGTGTCCTGGAGGGACGCCGCTCGCGGCTGCAGGAGCGGCTCGCCCGCGTGCAGGGCGAGCTCGAGCGCACCCAGGCCGAGGTCAACCGCTACGCCGCCGAGCTCCAGCGCCACGGAGTGGAGTCGGTCGAGCGCGAGGTGCGGTGGCTCTCGGACCTGATCCAGGCCGAGCGCGGCGGCGAGGTCCGACCCGCCCCGGCACCGGCACCGGCACCGGCACCGAACGACTGA
- a CDS encoding transglycosylase domain-containing protein — MSAKKRRADGKAQTRRPKARRTGKQRAARVAKILAIVGVVGALVLGGVVVVLYQAISIPEPNEDFEAQTTFVYYRDGEQQLGTYYEDQNRVSIPLGDMPESMQDAVVAAENQTFWTDKGIDPKGILRALFSNARGNSRQGASTITQQYVKILYLTSEQSYKRKIKEAVVSLKIQQELSKEEVLEGYLNTIYFGRGAYGIEAASEAYFDHPAKDLNLRESAVLATVLNNPSKYDPANGKEAKEDLKGRYAYVLDSMAEMETITPEQRDKALKKLPKFPKIAVQSQFGGQKGHMLALVKQEILAKGIASEEEIDGGGLRITTTFDQAVMADVEEAVEEQRPDAGMPGAAGNKDLHIGAATVDSSTGDLLGFYGGQDYLDSQINWAVAGGMAGSTMKAATDVAAIRDGFSLNDTFEGNSPIDIAGTEFENQGDTDYGSAVSMVTATENSINTAFVDMVDSMDDGPQKVIQAAEDMGIPGSEGERWGIPRKSGDMQENVGVTLGTAQVSPINMANAYATLANGGTRHEVHVVQKVVDKTGEVLYEAKDRSKQTVDPDITADVGYALQQVVENGSGTEALAIERPAAGKTGTATNDDGGVSSSWFVGFTPQVSTAVMYVRGRGRESLDEPRPDGADLWLPTSSDGKSGYFGGNYPAKTWTSIMGRVMEGMDVEDFPEPVYVDGDAPDEGHDYTPPPPPPPPSSSAPQPSNTPTESAGPPTETPTETPTETPTETPVPTETPVPTTPVPTTPPPTTPPPPPPTETIPAPTTPPPSGRFQQRQPLADLRR, encoded by the coding sequence GTGAGTGCTAAGAAGCGGCGGGCCGACGGCAAGGCCCAGACACGACGGCCCAAGGCGAGGCGTACGGGCAAGCAGCGGGCGGCCCGCGTCGCCAAGATCCTCGCGATCGTCGGCGTCGTCGGTGCCCTGGTCCTCGGCGGTGTCGTCGTGGTCCTCTACCAGGCGATCAGCATCCCGGAGCCCAACGAGGACTTCGAGGCGCAGACCACCTTCGTCTACTACCGCGACGGTGAGCAGCAGCTCGGCACCTACTACGAGGACCAGAACCGGGTCTCGATCCCGCTGGGCGACATGCCCGAGTCCATGCAGGACGCGGTGGTCGCCGCCGAGAACCAGACCTTCTGGACCGACAAGGGCATCGACCCCAAGGGCATCCTGCGTGCCCTCTTCTCCAACGCCCGGGGGAACTCCCGTCAGGGCGCGTCCACGATCACCCAGCAGTACGTCAAGATCCTCTACCTGACCAGCGAGCAGAGCTACAAGCGCAAGATCAAGGAAGCGGTCGTCTCGCTCAAGATCCAGCAGGAGCTGAGCAAGGAAGAGGTGCTCGAGGGCTACCTCAACACCATCTACTTCGGTCGCGGCGCGTACGGCATCGAGGCGGCCTCCGAGGCCTACTTCGACCACCCGGCCAAGGACCTCAACCTGCGAGAGTCCGCGGTCCTCGCCACCGTGCTCAACAACCCCTCGAAGTACGACCCGGCCAACGGCAAGGAGGCCAAGGAAGACCTCAAGGGCCGCTACGCCTACGTGCTCGACAGCATGGCCGAGATGGAGACGATCACACCCGAGCAGCGTGACAAGGCGCTGAAGAAGCTGCCGAAGTTCCCCAAGATCGCCGTGCAGAGCCAGTTCGGCGGCCAGAAGGGCCACATGCTCGCGCTCGTCAAGCAGGAGATCCTCGCCAAGGGCATCGCCTCCGAGGAGGAGATCGACGGCGGGGGGCTGCGGATCACCACCACGTTCGACCAGGCTGTGATGGCCGACGTCGAGGAGGCGGTCGAGGAGCAGCGCCCGGACGCCGGCATGCCCGGTGCGGCGGGCAACAAGGACCTGCACATCGGTGCCGCCACGGTCGACTCCTCGACGGGTGACCTGCTCGGCTTCTACGGCGGACAGGACTACCTGGACTCCCAGATCAACTGGGCCGTCGCGGGCGGCATGGCGGGCTCGACGATGAAGGCGGCCACCGACGTGGCCGCCATCCGTGATGGTTTCTCGCTCAACGACACCTTCGAGGGCAACAGCCCCATCGACATCGCCGGCACCGAGTTCGAGAACCAGGGCGACACCGACTACGGCTCGGCCGTCTCGATGGTCACCGCCACGGAGAACTCCATCAACACCGCGTTCGTCGACATGGTCGACTCGATGGACGACGGCCCGCAGAAGGTCATCCAGGCTGCCGAGGACATGGGCATCCCCGGCAGCGAGGGCGAGAGGTGGGGCATCCCGCGGAAGTCCGGCGACATGCAGGAGAACGTCGGAGTCACCCTCGGCACCGCCCAGGTCAGCCCGATCAACATGGCCAACGCCTACGCCACCCTGGCCAACGGCGGCACCCGTCACGAGGTCCACGTCGTGCAGAAGGTCGTCGACAAGACCGGCGAGGTCCTCTACGAGGCCAAGGACCGCAGCAAGCAGACGGTCGACCCGGACATCACAGCGGACGTCGGCTACGCCCTGCAGCAGGTGGTCGAGAACGGCTCCGGCACGGAGGCCCTCGCCATCGAGCGGCCCGCTGCCGGAAAGACCGGCACTGCCACCAACGACGACGGTGGCGTGTCGTCGTCCTGGTTCGTCGGCTTCACGCCCCAGGTCTCGACAGCCGTCATGTACGTCCGCGGCCGCGGGCGTGAGTCGCTGGACGAGCCTCGGCCCGACGGTGCCGACCTGTGGCTGCCCACCAGCTCCGACGGCAAGTCCGGGTACTTCGGCGGCAACTACCCCGCCAAGACCTGGACCTCGATCATGGGACGGGTGATGGAGGGCATGGACGTCGAGGACTTCCCGGAGCCTGTCTACGTCGACGGTGACGCGCCGGACGAGGGCCACGACTACACCCCGCCCCCGCCGCCCCCGCCGCCGTCCTCGTCCGCCCCGCAGCCGTCCAACACGCCGACGGAGTCCGCGGGCCCGCCCACCGAGACGCCGACGGAGACTCCCACGGAGACCCCGACCGAGACGCCGGTGCCGACCGAGACGCCCGTCCCGACGACGCCCGTCCCGACGACGCCGCCCCCCACGACGCCGCCCCCGCCCCCGCCGACCGAGACGATCCCGGCGCCGACCACCCCGCCGCCGAGCGGGCGCTTCCAGCAGCGCCAGCCGCTGGCCGACCTCCGCCGCTGA